The DNA region GGTGTCGATCACCACCGGCTTGCCGCCGCGCTCCACGTGCCAGAAGGTCCAGCCGTTGCAGGCCGGAAGGCCCTGCACCAGCGCGCCGATCTTGTGGATCGAGCCGATGACGAGGCCGTTGTCGAGCTGGCCGTCCGGCCGCACCGTGGCGCGGAACCGGCGGCGCTCGTCGGTGACGGTCTCGCCGGGGCGGATGTGGCCCGCCTCGATCACCGATAGGAACGGCACCCGCGGCTCGGCGCGCTTGGTCGGCGCCACCATGAGGGCGGCCTTCGACAGGGTCTCCACGGCGGCGATCCGGTCCCGGGCCGCCTCGGCGTAGGTGGCCTCGCGCTCGATGCCGATGAAGCGGCGGCCGAGGCGCTTGGCGACGGCGCCGGTGGTGCCGGTGCCGAAGAACGGGTCGAGCACCACGTCGCCGGGATTGGTCGCCGCGAGCAGCGTCCGGGCGAGCAGGGCCTCGGGCTTCTGGGTCGGGTGGACCTTGCGGCCCTCCGCATCCTTCAGCCTTTCCTCGCCGGTGCAGAGGGGGATGAACCAGTCCGAGCGCATCTGGAGGTCCTCGTTGCCCCCTTTCAGCGCCTCGTAATGGAACGTGTAGCCCTTCGAGTCGGCCGAGCGCGAGGCCCAGATCAGGGTCTCGTGGGCGTTGGTGAAGCGCTTGCCGCGGAAGTTCGGCATCGGGTTGGCCTTGCGCCAGACGATGTCGTTGAGGATCCAGTAACCGAGATCCTGCAACGCGCTCCCGACCCGGAAGATGTTGTGGTACGAACCGATCACCCAGAGGGTCGCGTTCGGCTTCATCACGCGGCGGCAGGCGGCGAGCCAGTCCCGGGTGAAGGTGTCGTAGGCCTCGAAGGTCGCGAACTTGTCCCAGTCGTCGTCGACCGCGTCGACGCGGCTCTGGTCCGGGCGCAGGAGGCCGGCGTCGCCGAGCTGAAGATTGTAGGGCGGATCGGCGAACACGCAGTCGACGCTCGACGCCGGCAGGGCGTTCATGGCCGCGATGCAGTCCCCGACGAGAACCTGGTCGAGGGGAAGGGAACGCTGGGCGGGTACGAGACCCATCCGTGGCGCCGACGCGGGCCGCCCGGCACGCGAGACCTGTTTCCGGGCGACGGCGTCGGCAGCCACGGTACGCGGGGAAGCCATGGCAAACACCGGTTACGCGACTGACCGGCAGACCATGCGCCGGGTACGGTAAAGGTCGCGTTGTCGAATTCGCGTCCGGTGCGTCCCGTTCTGGGGCTGCAGTTTTTGCCGACCGGCCGCCCGGACAATGCTCCGACAGATTAAGCGATCGTTACTTCGGTGCACCGCGTCTCCAGGGCGCGGCGACAACACTCTATCGCGGCGGTTGGCGCGCGGCCGGGATGGCCTGTCCTTGGTGAACAGCCGCCACGACAATCATCGTCGCGAACAGGCGGTCCGGCGCGCCCGCTTCCACCTCAGCGGGACGCAGGGTCACACCCGGCGCAGGGCTTGAGAAAGATATCCTATTTCCCGGCTCCGCTGCCCGGCACGGACAGTTCTTGGCGAATACGCGGAACGACACGGCAATGCATCACCCACAACAAGAGCGGAAACAAACTGAAATAAGCCCCTATGTAATCAGCATGACCAGCACGAAATCGGCCAAAATGTGACCCCGACAGCCCGAAAAAGCCTGCCATATTCCGGCCGATTTCGGACACGACTGGCGCCGCCCCGACAACAACAAAGGGAATGCGTCGAGAATGTCGTTCGGTTTCGGTAAGCTCGTTGTCTCACTCGGAATGCTGTCCACCGTCGTCGGAACAAGCCTCCCGGCCGCCGCGCAGAGCGGAGCGGCCTCCTGGTACGGGAGCGGTCATCGCACCGCCAACGGCGAGCGTTTCAACCCCAACGGACTGACCGCCGCCCATCGTAGCCTGCCGTTCGGAACCCGCGTCCGCGTCGAGAACAAGCGGACCGGCCGCACGGTCGTGGTTCGCATCAACGACCGCGGCCCCTTCGTGCGCGGCCGCATCATCGATCTGTCGCGCGGCTCCGCCCGCGCTCTCGGCATGGGCGGCACGTCCTACGTGTCGCTGCAGGTGGTGCACTGAGCCCTCACGCGGATTAGAGGCCCTGGCCCGCCTCAACCCCGCGCGGGCGGGGCGGCTCCCGGGGCGTTGTCTGCCGGACCCGGACGCACCATCTGCTGCCGGGTTCAGCTCGGATCACCCGCCCATGCCCAAGCCCCTCATCGTCGACATCCCGCACGACCTCGGCCGCGACGAGGCCAAGCGGCGCCTCGAGCACGGCACGGATCAGGCGCGGGCCTTCCTGGCCAAGAGCGGCATCTCGGTGGACCAGCTCGCCTGGACGGGGGACCGCCTCGATTTCGGCGTGTCCGCGGTGGCACAGAAGATCGCCGGCACGATCGACGTGGGCGCGGAGAGCGTCCGCCTCGAAGTGAAGCTGCCGTTCCTGCTCGCCCTGTTCGCCGAGAAGATCCAGAAGGTGGCGAGCAAGGAGGGCAACCTCCTGCTGACGAAGAAGTAGCGCTCCGGAACCGGATCGGCCGCACTCTGTTTCCGCCGGACCGGTGCCGCTGAGCACCGTCGGTCTCGCGGAGGATAACGGTGCCCGACAACACCCTCGCCGACCCGGGGCAGGTCCCCGAAGTACCGCCGCAGCCGACTCCCGTGCCGGACCGGCCCTACGATCCGCCGCAGGCGCCGACGCAGCCGCCCGGACCGGAGATCCCCGGCAACACCCCGGCCGAGGCGCCGGGCGTCCACCCGCCCGAGATCCCGGTCAACGATCCGGGCGCGCCGGAGATCAGCCCGCCGACGGGACCGGCCAATCCGATCGCCTGACCGCGCGTCGATCGACAGGGGCGGCGCCGTTTGAACAGGCCGCCCCACGCTGCCATAAGCCGGCCCATGGCCGCTCCCCCGCTCCTCACCCTCCAGGACGTCGCTCTCACCTTCGGCGGCACGCCGCTGATCACGAGCGCGAGCCTCGCCATCGCGCCGGGCGAGCGCACCTGCCTCGTCGGCCGGAACGGGTCGGGGAAGTCGACGCTCATGAAGATCGCCGCGGGCCTCGCGGAGCCCGACCGGGGCCGGCGCTTCGTCCAGCCCGGCACGACGATCCGCTATCTCGCGCAGGAGCCCGATTTCACGGGCTTCGCCACCACCCTGGATTTCGTCGAAGCCGGCCTGCCACCGGGCGAATCGACCCACCGCGCCCACTACCTGCTGGAGAGCCTCGGCCTGACCGGCGCGGAGGATCCGAGCAAGCTCTCCGGCGGCGAGGGACGCCGCACCGCGCTGGCGCAGGCGCTCGCGCCGGAGCCCGACGTGCTGCTCCTCGACGAGCCGACCAACCATCTCGACCTGCCGGCGATCGAGTGGCTCGAGACGGAGCTGAAGGGTACCCGCGCGGCCCTCGTGCTCATCAGCCACGACCGCCGCTTCCTCTCGGCCCTGTCGCGGGCCAC from Methylobacterium sp. NMS14P includes:
- a CDS encoding site-specific DNA-methyltransferase; its protein translation is MASPRTVAADAVARKQVSRAGRPASAPRMGLVPAQRSLPLDQVLVGDCIAAMNALPASSVDCVFADPPYNLQLGDAGLLRPDQSRVDAVDDDWDKFATFEAYDTFTRDWLAACRRVMKPNATLWVIGSYHNIFRVGSALQDLGYWILNDIVWRKANPMPNFRGKRFTNAHETLIWASRSADSKGYTFHYEALKGGNEDLQMRSDWFIPLCTGEERLKDAEGRKVHPTQKPEALLARTLLAATNPGDVVLDPFFGTGTTGAVAKRLGRRFIGIEREATYAEAARDRIAAVETLSKAALMVAPTKRAEPRVPFLSVIEAGHIRPGETVTDERRRFRATVRPDGQLDNGLVIGSIHKIGALVQGLPACNGWTFWHVERGGKPVVIDTYRAGLRQAMANG
- a CDS encoding septal ring lytic transglycosylase RlpA family protein, which translates into the protein MSFGFGKLVVSLGMLSTVVGTSLPAAAQSGAASWYGSGHRTANGERFNPNGLTAAHRSLPFGTRVRVENKRTGRTVVVRINDRGPFVRGRIIDLSRGSARALGMGGTSYVSLQVVH
- a CDS encoding polyhydroxyalkanoic acid system family protein codes for the protein MPKPLIVDIPHDLGRDEAKRRLEHGTDQARAFLAKSGISVDQLAWTGDRLDFGVSAVAQKIAGTIDVGAESVRLEVKLPFLLALFAEKIQKVASKEGNLLLTKK